One genomic segment of Rivularia sp. PCC 7116 includes these proteins:
- the pqqD gene encoding pyrroloquinoline quinone biosynthesis peptide chaperone PqqD produces MQEIKISETLDYLTFAPGVRLHWSEVRQQYWLLFPEAALALNSTAAAILAKCDGDRSLDEIVAVLKQQYCDVNVSDVEKLLLSVFKRGLLIRSKVKG; encoded by the coding sequence ATGCAAGAAATTAAAATTTCTGAAACTCTTGATTATTTAACTTTTGCTCCTGGTGTACGTTTGCATTGGAGTGAAGTCAGACAGCAATATTGGCTTTTATTTCCCGAAGCTGCACTTGCTTTAAATTCCACTGCGGCAGCCATACTTGCTAAATGTGACGGCGATCGCTCTCTAGATGAAATTGTAGCAGTACTAAAGCAGCAATATTGTGATGTTAATGTTAGCGATGTGGAAAAATTATTGTTATCGGTATTTAAACGAGGATTGTTAATTAGGTCAAAGGTTAAAGGTTAG
- the pqqC gene encoding pyrroloquinoline-quinone synthase PqqC — translation MQLLNQELKKPWTKQEFESILYSQKSRYHHLHPFHQRMNQGLLTQTEIRNWVANRFYYQKNIPLKDAAIIANCSDREVRREWIERIIDHDGRSGDEGGIEAWIQLGKSVGLSRSELVDERYVLPGVRYAVDAYVNFCRSQLWIIAIAASLTELFGPGAIQVRLAALEKHYDWIDPTGFEYFRVRLKKAPRDAKYALNLVLQHCTTRDTQEQAVQALAFKCDLLWTQLDAIEKGDTRPDIIRNS, via the coding sequence ATGCAATTACTCAACCAAGAACTCAAAAAACCTTGGACAAAACAAGAATTTGAATCCATACTCTACTCGCAAAAATCCCGCTATCATCATCTACATCCCTTTCATCAAAGAATGAACCAGGGATTATTAACACAAACAGAAATACGAAACTGGGTTGCAAATCGTTTTTATTATCAAAAGAATATTCCCCTCAAAGATGCAGCTATAATTGCAAACTGTTCCGATAGAGAAGTGAGAAGAGAATGGATTGAGCGAATTATAGACCATGATGGGCGCTCTGGGGATGAAGGTGGTATTGAAGCTTGGATTCAATTAGGTAAAAGTGTGGGATTGTCGCGTTCTGAACTTGTTGATGAGCGATATGTATTACCAGGTGTTCGTTATGCAGTAGATGCTTATGTAAATTTTTGTCGCAGTCAGTTGTGGATTATAGCAATTGCTGCATCATTAACAGAGTTATTTGGTCCCGGTGCGATTCAGGTTAGATTAGCAGCATTAGAAAAACATTATGATTGGATAGATCCCACCGGATTTGAATATTTTCGGGTAAGGTTGAAAAAAGCACCCAGAGACGCTAAATATGCGCTGAATCTGGTTTTACAACACTGTACAACTCGCGATACTCAAGAGCAAGCTGTTCAAGCATTAGCTTTTAAATGCGATTTACTATGGACTCAATTAGATGCAATTGAGAAAGGTGATACTCGTCCGGATATAATTCGTAATTCGTAA
- the pqqB gene encoding pyrroloquinoline quinone biosynthesis protein PqqB, whose translation MLVRILGSAAGGGFPQWNCNCYGCQSVREGKNGVHQRTQSSLAVRGTEGSWYLINASPDVRLQLERLRDSVPTSIRSNPIAGVLLTDAEIDHTAGLMILRESAEPLAIYGTNSVRKALTDGFSILRVLKNYCGVVWTNLESGSTVNLNSDDSSSLEIEVFSLKSKPPKYMRSDVGVDENYDGSVVGFTFRDRISGGVVTYAPALSEFSDSILERLDKSDCILVDGTFWQNDELVKLGTSTRTSLEMGHLPLSGENGSLNHLAKLSSKRKVFTHINNSNPILIANSPERKIVEAAGIEVADDGLTIQL comes from the coding sequence ATGCTTGTACGTATTCTTGGTTCTGCTGCTGGAGGGGGATTTCCTCAATGGAACTGTAATTGTTATGGTTGTCAATCTGTCCGTGAGGGTAAAAATGGCGTACATCAACGCACTCAATCATCTCTTGCGGTTCGCGGAACTGAGGGTTCTTGGTATTTGATAAACGCATCCCCTGATGTACGTCTACAACTCGAACGATTGCGAGATTCGGTACCAACTTCAATTCGTTCTAACCCTATCGCTGGAGTGTTATTAACCGATGCAGAAATTGACCATACCGCTGGATTAATGATTCTCAGAGAATCTGCGGAACCGTTAGCTATTTATGGAACTAATTCTGTACGTAAAGCATTAACCGATGGATTTTCTATTCTTCGAGTTCTCAAAAATTATTGTGGAGTCGTTTGGACTAATCTCGAATCGGGTTCTACAGTAAATCTAAATAGTGATGATAGCTCAAGTTTAGAAATAGAAGTGTTTTCACTCAAAAGTAAACCACCCAAATATATGCGTTCCGATGTTGGGGTTGATGAAAATTATGATGGCTCAGTCGTTGGATTTACCTTTCGCGATCGCATTAGTGGAGGTGTTGTAACATATGCTCCAGCACTTTCTGAGTTTAGTGATTCTATACTGGAGCGATTAGATAAAAGCGATTGCATTTTAGTAGATGGAACATTTTGGCAAAATGACGAACTAGTTAAGCTGGGAACTTCAACACGAACATCTCTAGAAATGGGACATTTACCGCTTTCGGGAGAGAACGGTAGTTTAAATCATCTTGCCAAACTTTCTTCTAAGCGGAAAGTTTTTACCCACATTAACAACAGCAATCCCATCCTCATCGCTAATTCACCAGAACGCAAAATAGTTGAAGCAGCAGGAATAGAAGTTGCTGATGATGGATTAACAATTCAACTGTAG
- the pqqA gene encoding pyrroloquinoline quinone precursor peptide PqqA, whose protein sequence is MAKTNNSSMSGSKDANLSNIQTKKIDTNSSESPAFKPAAVWEAPSFEEFGLCMEVTAYVQQWD, encoded by the coding sequence ATGGCTAAAACAAATAATTCCTCGATGTCTGGAAGTAAAGATGCAAATCTTTCCAATATCCAAACTAAGAAAATTGATACAAATTCTTCCGAATCACCAGCATTTAAACCAGCAGCAGTTTGGGAAGCACCATCTTTTGAAGAATTTGGTCTTTGTATGGAAGTTACTGCTTATGTTCAGCAGTGGGATTAA
- a CDS encoding PQQ-dependent sugar dehydrogenase, with translation MKTHIIRPITATLSAIILLTLGACSSTDNSTSAQSANQSTTAQNTNSSPSNKPLFSDKNVAVAKNFKTTTVLQGLERPWGITWLPDGGMLITERPGRVRIVRNGKLDPNAIGGVPEIYAANQGGLMDVSVHPNFEKNRFVYFTYSHGTTDANRTRVARATFDGSTLKNWEVIFQVSQAKPGGQHFGSRIVWLPDNTMLVAIGDGGNPPTRLNGDFIRKQAQNLNSHFGKVVRLNDDGSIPKDNPFAASDSADKAIWSYGHRNIQGMTVDTVNNRLWSTEHGSRGGDELNLMEAGKNYGWPEVSYSDEYSGGAVSNVKSRPGVPEPKVVWTPSIAPSGLAFYSGDRFGIWKGDLFAGGLVSNDVRRIDLDANGNVLKEESIPIGRRVRDVRQSPDGGLYVLTDEQDGQLISIEPTES, from the coding sequence ATGAAAACTCATATCATTCGCCCAATAACAGCAACGCTAAGCGCAATTATTCTCTTAACTCTTGGAGCTTGTTCTTCTACAGATAATTCCACTTCCGCACAAAGCGCAAATCAATCAACTACCGCACAAAATACTAATAGCTCACCATCTAATAAACCGCTGTTTTCTGACAAGAATGTAGCTGTAGCGAAAAATTTCAAAACCACCACCGTATTACAAGGTTTAGAACGACCTTGGGGTATAACATGGCTTCCCGATGGAGGAATGTTAATTACCGAGCGTCCGGGAAGGGTACGAATCGTTCGGAATGGAAAATTAGACCCCAATGCTATCGGTGGAGTTCCAGAAATTTACGCGGCTAATCAAGGGGGCTTGATGGATGTTTCGGTGCATCCAAATTTTGAAAAAAATCGCTTTGTTTACTTTACCTATTCTCACGGTACTACCGATGCCAATCGTACCAGAGTTGCTAGAGCTACATTTGACGGCTCAACTTTGAAAAACTGGGAGGTGATTTTCCAAGTTTCTCAAGCAAAACCAGGTGGTCAACATTTTGGTTCGCGTATTGTTTGGCTCCCAGATAATACGATGTTAGTAGCCATTGGAGATGGTGGTAATCCGCCAACTCGACTCAATGGAGATTTTATTCGCAAACAAGCCCAAAATCTTAACTCTCATTTCGGTAAAGTTGTTCGTTTAAACGATGACGGTTCCATACCCAAAGATAACCCCTTTGCCGCATCTGACAGTGCCGATAAAGCAATATGGAGTTACGGACATCGTAATATTCAAGGAATGACTGTTGACACAGTTAATAACAGGTTATGGTCAACCGAACATGGTTCTAGAGGTGGTGACGAACTTAATCTCATGGAAGCCGGTAAAAATTATGGTTGGCCAGAGGTTAGTTACAGTGATGAATACTCTGGAGGAGCAGTTTCCAATGTTAAATCCCGTCCGGGAGTGCCGGAACCAAAAGTAGTATGGACTCCTTCCATAGCACCTTCGGGATTAGCATTTTATTCGGGCGATCGCTTCGGAATATGGAAAGGAGATTTATTTGCTGGTGGTTTAGTTTCTAATGATGTTCGTCGCATTGATTTGGATGCAAACGGTAATGTCCTCAAAGAAGAATCGATTCCCATTGGTCGAAGAGTGCGAGATGTCCGTCAAAGCCCCGACGGAGGTTTATACGTTTTGACGGATGAACAAGATGGGCAATTAATTAGTATTGAACCCACGGAAAGTTAG
- a CDS encoding filamentous hemagglutinin N-terminal domain-containing protein, with product MNLSCRYKKQLSYITCLLLLFPSFTAKSVNAQLIRDRSLGVESSKVKSSVDRDLIEGGAIRDNNLFHSFQEFNVNPNQKVYFSNPDNITNILTRVTGNNISRILGTLGVDGNANLFLINPNGIVFGENAFLDIKGSFVASSGNGIVFDNYNFNTLNPKSPPLLTINLPLGIQLGSNPGEIEVQGKGHYLTTAPPFSLQLERSDRSTGLRVNPGNTLALIGGNVNLSGGVLTAESGKIELAAVNEGVVGINNNIRGWEFDYSRVENFGDIQLIEKSLADVSGVGSGFVEVRAQNLRMSDGSVLWTQNLGDAVSGDIIVNVGDSLLVEGTTPDAAIRTGIFSEALGGNGGNVKVDAKKVTVLAGGSIAAYTYGKYSGGNVDINASESILVDGISTLNPVIISAIAASNFSEGKAGINTVSTKELTISNGGMIVSATLGSGEPGLVKVKANDILLDGRSPITFSGGGLITNSIGEETSAADLVVDTATLRLENGGIVSSSTQSSSDAGNITINATEFVEIKGRGLANRPSVVTSASRPLDEATRDFLGLFPDFVAGNSGSVSINTPKLRISDGGLINLVSEGLGKSGRVEVNADSIILNNEGGITIETNDDDAGNIQLNTNILQINDGIINASTSGSGEGGDINIDATESVEVNGGGFEKLQQNVINPPLNNQKLTLNSFDNGIVTASEGEGASGNILINTPNFTASDGGLVATTTLTQGSGGDITINAADTLKLDNSLLGTGTFTPLDSGNVNLTARQFTAIGGAQVITNTFAQGRAGNLTVNVSESIDLIDPSAQGFVSGLFATSSQTASGRGKPLRCGGSLRCSKWRNPKGGDIKVTTKDFNIVDGAGVSVSGEGVGDSGNIDIEAVKLFLENSSITAQSVSGEGGNINLSILESLILRNNSTISTQAGTQNSGGGNGGNITINGGLVVAVPEENSDINANAFQGDGGNILINTPGLFGIQFRNQTTPQSDITASSQFGIDGDFNLNLQELDITSGLIELPENLTNAADRIAAGCPTDEEARFVTSGRGGIPQNPKQVLPNEIVLQDLRTFTSSPSSPSSPSTPSQIKEATRWIVNKDGGIEFVADNTQVQQNSKNCQPVK from the coding sequence GTGAATTTATCCTGTAGATATAAAAAGCAACTGAGCTATATAACTTGTTTATTGTTGCTTTTCCCCAGCTTCACTGCAAAATCTGTAAATGCTCAATTGATTCGCGATCGCAGTCTGGGTGTGGAAAGCTCTAAAGTAAAATCTTCAGTTGATAGAGATTTAATTGAAGGGGGAGCGATTCGGGATAATAATCTTTTTCACAGCTTTCAAGAATTTAACGTTAATCCCAATCAAAAAGTTTATTTCAGCAACCCGGATAATATCACCAATATTCTTACAAGGGTGACGGGAAATAATATTTCGCGAATTTTAGGGACTTTGGGGGTTGATGGAAATGCAAATTTATTTTTAATTAATCCCAACGGTATTGTATTTGGTGAGAATGCTTTTTTAGATATTAAAGGTTCTTTTGTCGCTTCTAGTGGTAACGGAATCGTTTTTGATAACTATAATTTCAATACTTTAAACCCCAAATCTCCACCGTTATTAACGATAAACCTTCCTCTGGGTATACAACTTGGCTCAAATCCGGGGGAAATCGAAGTACAAGGAAAAGGACATTATTTGACTACGGCTCCTCCTTTTTCATTGCAGTTAGAAAGAAGCGATAGAAGTACGGGTTTGCGGGTAAATCCTGGAAATACTTTGGCATTAATTGGTGGTAACGTTAATTTGTCTGGTGGTGTTTTAACTGCTGAATCTGGAAAAATTGAATTAGCTGCGGTAAACGAAGGTGTTGTTGGCATTAATAATAATATCCGAGGTTGGGAATTTGATTATTCCAGAGTTGAAAACTTTGGTGATATCCAATTAATTGAAAAATCCTTAGCTGATGTTTCTGGTGTGGGAAGTGGTTTTGTGGAGGTAAGAGCGCAGAATTTGCGAATGAGCGATGGCTCTGTATTATGGACGCAAAATCTTGGTGATGCAGTTTCCGGAGATATTATCGTTAATGTTGGCGATTCTTTATTAGTAGAAGGTACAACACCTGATGCAGCTATTCGCACGGGTATATTTTCAGAAGCTTTGGGAGGAAACGGAGGAAACGTAAAAGTTGATGCTAAAAAAGTGACTGTATTAGCAGGAGGAAGTATTGCTGCTTATACTTACGGTAAATATTCAGGAGGAAACGTTGATATAAATGCTTCCGAGTCGATTTTAGTTGATGGGATTTCTACTCTTAACCCAGTTATTATTAGCGCGATCGCTGCTTCTAATTTTAGTGAGGGGAAAGCAGGGATAAATACAGTTTCAACTAAAGAATTAACAATTAGTAATGGAGGAATGATTGTAAGTGCAACTCTAGGTTCTGGGGAACCTGGTTTAGTTAAGGTAAAGGCAAATGATATACTGCTCGATGGCAGAAGTCCAATTACCTTTTCAGGTGGTGGCTTGATTACGAACTCTATTGGAGAAGAGACATCAGCAGCAGATTTGGTTGTAGATACGGCGACCTTGAGATTAGAAAATGGAGGAATTGTAAGTTCTTCAACACAGAGTAGTAGTGATGCTGGCAATATTACTATTAATGCCACGGAATTTGTGGAAATAAAAGGTAGAGGTTTGGCAAATCGTCCTAGTGTAGTAACATCAGCTTCTAGACCTTTAGATGAAGCTACACGTGATTTTTTGGGTTTATTTCCAGATTTTGTTGCTGGAAATTCTGGAAGCGTTAGTATAAATACTCCAAAGTTAAGAATTTCAGATGGTGGTTTAATTAATCTTGTAAGTGAAGGATTGGGAAAATCTGGAAGGGTGGAAGTAAATGCTGATTCAATTATTCTCAACAACGAAGGGGGAATCACCATTGAAACTAATGATGATGATGCAGGAAATATTCAATTAAATACTAATATATTACAAATTAACGACGGTATTATCAACGCTTCAACTTCTGGTAGTGGTGAAGGAGGAGATATTAATATTGATGCTACGGAATCTGTAGAAGTTAACGGTGGTGGATTTGAGAAGTTACAGCAGAATGTTATCAATCCCCCTTTAAATAATCAAAAATTGACTTTGAATAGTTTTGATAATGGTATTGTTACTGCTTCTGAAGGAGAAGGTGCATCGGGAAATATCTTAATTAATACTCCCAACTTTACCGCGTCGGATGGTGGATTAGTTGCTACTACTACCCTGACTCAAGGAAGTGGTGGAGATATTACTATAAATGCTGCCGATACTTTAAAGCTTGATAATTCGCTTTTAGGTACCGGAACATTTACTCCCCTAGATTCTGGTAATGTAAATTTAACTGCGCGTCAATTTACTGCAATCGGAGGAGCGCAGGTAATTACAAATACTTTTGCTCAAGGTAGAGCAGGTAATTTAACAGTTAATGTATCGGAATCAATTGATTTAATCGATCCTTCAGCGCAAGGTTTTGTTTCTGGGTTATTCGCAACTTCATCTCAAACAGCTTCCGGAAGGGGTAAGCCACTGCGTTGCGGAGGCTCCCTCCGTTGTAGCAAGTGGCGCAACCCGAAGGGTGGAGATATCAAAGTTACTACCAAAGATTTTAATATAGTTGATGGTGCTGGAGTTTCCGTAAGTGGGGAAGGAGTTGGTGATTCTGGAAATATTGATATTGAAGCCGTGAAACTTTTCTTGGAAAATAGTTCAATTACTGCTCAAAGTGTTTCCGGTGAAGGTGGAAATATCAACCTTTCAATTCTAGAATCTTTAATTCTACGCAATAACAGCACAATATCAACCCAAGCCGGAACCCAAAATAGCGGTGGTGGAAATGGTGGCAATATTACGATAAATGGTGGTTTAGTTGTTGCCGTACCTGAAGAAAACAGCGATATTAACGCCAACGCTTTCCAAGGTGACGGTGGAAATATTTTAATTAATACTCCTGGATTATTTGGAATTCAATTTCGTAATCAAACAACTCCTCAGAGCGATATTACAGCAAGTTCGCAATTTGGTATCGATGGAGATTTTAATTTGAATCTCCAAGAATTGGATATCACATCCGGTTTAATTGAACTCCCCGAAAACTTAACCAATGCTGCCGATAGAATTGCAGCTGGTTGTCCAACTGACGAAGAAGCTCGTTTCGTGACATCCGGAAGAGGCGGAATTCCTCAAAATCCCAAACAAGTCTTACCAAACGAAATTGTTCTACAAGATTTAAGAACTTTCACCTCTTCCCCCTCTTCCCCCTCCTCCCCCTCTACCCCTTCCCAAATTAAAGAAGCTACCAGATGGATTGTTAACAAAGATGGGGGTATTGAGTTCGTTGCTGATAATACTCAAGTTCAACAGAATTCAAAAAATTGTCAACCAGTTAAATAA